Proteins encoded by one window of Geobacter sp. DSM 9736:
- the nusG gene encoding transcription termination/antitermination protein NusG gives MALKWYGVHTYSGFENKVKLSLQERIKNLGLQESFGEILIPSETVVELKKGEKRTSSRKFFPGYILVNMELNDETWHVVKETSKVTGFVGGNSPVAIPDEEVQKITRRIEEGAEKPRPKVLFEVGETVRVIDGPFLNFSGVVEDVKPDKAKLRVMVSIFGRATPVELEFMQVEKQ, from the coding sequence ATGGCATTGAAATGGTACGGTGTCCACACCTATTCCGGGTTCGAGAACAAGGTCAAGCTCTCTCTGCAGGAGCGGATCAAGAACCTTGGGCTTCAGGAGTCCTTCGGAGAGATACTTATACCTTCCGAAACGGTGGTGGAGCTGAAAAAAGGAGAGAAGCGCACATCATCGCGCAAATTCTTTCCAGGCTATATCCTCGTCAATATGGAGCTGAACGACGAAACGTGGCATGTGGTGAAGGAGACCTCAAAAGTTACAGGTTTCGTCGGTGGTAACAGCCCGGTCGCCATACCCGACGAGGAGGTGCAGAAAATTACCCGCCGCATAGAAGAGGGTGCCGAGAAACCTCGTCCTAAAGTGCTCTTCGAAGTGGGTGAGACCGTCAGGGTAATCGATGGCCCCTTCCTCAACTTCTCCGGCGTGGTCGAAGATGTTAAGCCCGACAAGGCGAAGCTGCGCGTGATGGTCAGCATATTCGGCAGGGCTACTCCCGTTGAGCTGGAATTCATGCAGGTAGAAAAGCAATAG
- the rplJ gene encoding 50S ribosomal protein L10 → MNKEGKQQVVAEMHEKLQRAQAVFLADFRGMTVGKATELRNELRKADVEYKVVKNTLLELASRDTDKAGLADHFAGPTAIALSYTDPVAAAKVLSRFAKEPNSTLKLKAAVLSGKSMSVSDVQALAELPSREVLVAKLLGTMQAPIASFVGVLAAVPGGFVRALAAVRDQKEGK, encoded by the coding sequence ATGAACAAGGAAGGCAAACAACAGGTCGTCGCCGAAATGCACGAGAAGCTGCAGCGTGCACAGGCAGTGTTTCTCGCAGATTTCCGCGGAATGACTGTTGGCAAGGCCACCGAACTCAGGAACGAACTGCGCAAAGCAGACGTCGAGTACAAGGTTGTAAAGAATACCCTGCTCGAACTCGCTTCCCGCGACACCGACAAGGCAGGACTGGCAGATCATTTCGCCGGCCCTACAGCCATTGCACTTAGCTACACCGATCCTGTAGCCGCTGCCAAGGTACTGTCGCGCTTTGCCAAGGAGCCGAACTCGACGCTCAAGCTGAAAGCAGCAGTGCTTTCGGGCAAGTCGATGAGCGTGAGCGATGTCCAGGCCCTGGCCGAGCTCCCGAGCCGTGAGGTACTCGTCGCGAAGCTTCTCGGGACCATGCAGGCCCCGATCGCCAGCTTTGTCGGAGTGCTTGCTGCGGTGCCGGGCGGCTTCGTCCGCGCGCTTGCTGCTGTAAGAGACCAAAAAGAAGGCAAATAA
- the rplK gene encoding 50S ribosomal protein L11 has translation MAKKITGYIKLQIPAGKANPSPPIGPALGQHGVNIMEFCKAFNAKTQADEGTIIPVVITVYADRSFSFITKTPPVPILIKKAIGIESGSAVPNKNKVGKLTKDQVREIATKKMPDLNAASLEAAMRTVEGTARSMGVEIV, from the coding sequence ATGGCGAAGAAGATCACTGGTTACATAAAACTGCAGATCCCGGCGGGGAAAGCCAATCCATCCCCCCCCATCGGCCCTGCCCTCGGTCAGCACGGCGTTAACATCATGGAATTCTGCAAGGCGTTCAACGCGAAGACCCAGGCCGATGAGGGAACGATCATCCCGGTGGTCATCACCGTGTACGCCGACCGCTCGTTCAGCTTCATCACGAAGACGCCCCCGGTGCCTATTCTTATCAAGAAGGCTATCGGAATCGAGAGTGGGTCCGCGGTTCCGAATAAGAACAAAGTCGGAAAGCTGACAAAGGACCAGGTCCGGGAGATCGCGACGAAGAAGATGCCGGATCTCAATGCAGCCAGCCTCGAAGCCGCCATGCGCACCGTCGAAGGAACCGCCCGCAGTATGGGTGTTGAGATAGTTTAA
- the tuf gene encoding elongation factor Tu — MAKAKFERTKPHVNIGTIGHVDHGKTTLTAAITKVLAGKGQAEFKAFDQIDNAPEERERGITIATAHVEYETDKRHYAHVDCPGHADYVKNMITGAAQMDGAILVVSAADGPMPQTREHILLARQVGVPYIVVFLNKADMVDDAELLELVELEIRELLSSYDFPGDDIPIIKGSALQALNGEQGELAEPAIMQLMDAVDSYIPEPQRAIDKPFLMPVEDVFSISGRGTVATGRVERGIVKVGEEVEIVGMKATTKTTVTGVEMFRKLLDEGRAGDNIGALLRGVKREDIERGQVLSKPGSITPHTKFKAEAYVLTKEEGGRHTPFFNGYRPQFYFRTTDVTGIVELPAGTEMVMPGDNIAVTINLITPIAMDEGLRFAIREGGRTVGAGVVSAIIE, encoded by the coding sequence ATGGCCAAGGCAAAATTTGAGAGAACGAAACCGCATGTAAACATAGGGACGATTGGTCACGTTGACCATGGGAAGACGACCCTTACCGCAGCCATCACGAAAGTGCTTGCCGGCAAGGGGCAGGCTGAATTCAAGGCGTTCGACCAGATCGACAACGCCCCTGAAGAGCGTGAGCGCGGGATCACCATCGCCACCGCCCATGTCGAGTACGAGACCGACAAGCGTCACTATGCCCATGTGGACTGCCCCGGCCATGCCGACTACGTGAAGAACATGATCACCGGAGCCGCGCAGATGGACGGCGCCATTCTGGTCGTCTCCGCAGCCGACGGTCCGATGCCGCAGACCCGGGAGCATATCCTGCTTGCCCGTCAGGTTGGCGTTCCCTACATCGTAGTCTTCCTCAACAAGGCCGACATGGTCGACGATGCCGAGCTCCTCGAACTGGTAGAGCTCGAAATTCGGGAGCTCCTCTCCTCCTACGACTTCCCGGGTGATGATATCCCCATCATCAAGGGTTCCGCCCTCCAGGCACTGAACGGCGAGCAGGGCGAGCTGGCCGAGCCGGCGATCATGCAGCTCATGGACGCGGTGGACAGTTACATTCCCGAGCCGCAGCGCGCCATCGACAAGCCGTTCCTTATGCCGGTCGAGGACGTATTCTCCATCTCCGGGCGTGGTACTGTTGCCACTGGCCGCGTCGAGAGAGGTATCGTCAAGGTAGGCGAAGAGGTAGAGATCGTCGGAATGAAGGCGACAACCAAGACAACCGTCACCGGTGTCGAAATGTTCCGCAAGCTCCTCGACGAAGGTCGTGCGGGCGACAACATCGGCGCACTTCTGCGTGGCGTCAAGCGTGAGGACATCGAGCGCGGTCAGGTGCTTTCCAAGCCCGGCTCCATCACCCCGCACACCAAGTTCAAGGCCGAAGCCTATGTACTCACCAAGGAAGAGGGTGGCCGCCACACTCCGTTCTTCAACGGATACCGTCCGCAGTTCTACTTCCGCACCACCGACGTGACGGGTATTGTCGAGCTGCCTGCGGGGACCGAGATGGTAATGCCCGGCGACAACATCGCTGTCACCATCAATCTGATCACCCCGATCGCAATGGACGAAGGACTTCGTTTCGCGATCCGCGAAGGTGGCCGTACCGTCGGCGCCGGAGTGGTCAGCGCCATCATCGAGTAA
- the rplA gene encoding 50S ribosomal protein L1, with the protein MPKTAKKKTESLAKVDRARAYTLSEAIDLVKSASFAKFDETVDVAVRLGVDPRHADQMVRGAVVLPNGLGKDVRVLVFAKGEKEKEAREAGADYVGGDDLVAKIQEGWFEFDTAIATPDMMGVVGKIGKLLGPRGLMPNPKVGTVTFDVGRAVKESKSGKVEFRVEKAGIVHAPVGKVSFDGTKLQENIIALVDALMKAKPAAAKGTYVKKISLSSTMGPGVRLDTTEVAAQL; encoded by the coding sequence ATGCCTAAGACTGCGAAGAAGAAAACAGAATCCCTTGCAAAAGTCGACCGCGCCCGGGCCTATACGTTGAGCGAAGCCATAGACCTGGTCAAGTCCGCTTCGTTTGCCAAATTCGATGAGACCGTCGATGTTGCCGTCCGCCTGGGTGTCGACCCGCGCCACGCAGATCAGATGGTCCGCGGGGCAGTTGTGCTCCCCAACGGCCTTGGAAAGGATGTTCGCGTACTTGTTTTCGCCAAGGGCGAGAAGGAGAAGGAAGCACGCGAAGCCGGCGCCGATTACGTAGGGGGGGACGATCTCGTTGCGAAGATCCAGGAGGGATGGTTCGAGTTCGATACCGCCATCGCCACCCCGGACATGATGGGGGTCGTCGGAAAGATAGGCAAGCTCCTTGGTCCCCGTGGCCTTATGCCTAACCCGAAAGTCGGAACGGTTACCTTCGATGTGGGTCGCGCGGTAAAGGAGTCGAAATCCGGCAAGGTTGAGTTTCGCGTAGAGAAGGCAGGTATCGTTCATGCTCCTGTGGGGAAAGTGTCCTTCGACGGCACCAAGCTCCAGGAGAACATCATCGCTCTCGTCGATGCGCTGATGAAGGCGAAGCCTGCTGCTGCCAAGGGAACTTACGTCAAGAAGATTTCCCTCTCCTCCACCATGGGGCCTGGGGTACGGCTTGATACCACAGAGGTTGCCGCACAGCTGTAA
- the rplL gene encoding 50S ribosomal protein L7/L12, which produces MADITKADVIKFIENMTVLELSEMIKELEDKFGVSAAAPVAVAAAAGPAAAAEPAEEKTEFDIILKSAGANKIGVIKVVRALTSLGLKEAKDLVDGAPQPVKTGVSKQEAEDAKKQLVEAGAEVDIK; this is translated from the coding sequence ATGGCTGACATCACCAAAGCAGACGTAATCAAATTCATCGAGAACATGACCGTTCTTGAACTTTCCGAAATGATCAAGGAGCTCGAAGACAAGTTCGGTGTTTCTGCTGCCGCTCCTGTGGCGGTCGCCGCCGCTGCCGGTCCTGCTGCTGCTGCAGAGCCTGCTGAAGAGAAGACCGAGTTCGACATCATCCTCAAGTCCGCCGGTGCCAACAAGATCGGCGTCATCAAAGTTGTCCGCGCTCTCACCAGCCTGGGCCTCAAAGAAGCCAAGGATCTCGTGGACGGCGCTCCGCAGCCTGTAAAGACCGGCGTTTCCAAGCAGGAAGCCGAAGACGCCAAGAAACAGCTGGTTGAGGCCGGCGCAGAAGTTGACATTAAATAA
- the secE gene encoding preprotein translocase subunit SecE: protein MLAKTKSFLEEVKVELGKVTWPTRKETIATAWVVVVIVVLISLYLGFCDVILAKTMRLILG, encoded by the coding sequence GTGCTGGCTAAAACGAAGAGCTTTCTCGAAGAAGTCAAGGTCGAGCTGGGCAAGGTTACCTGGCCGACACGCAAGGAAACAATAGCGACCGCATGGGTCGTAGTTGTCATCGTCGTGTTGATTTCCCTTTACCTTGGGTTCTGCGACGTGATTCTAGCCAAGACTATGCGGCTCATACTGGGGTAA
- the rpmG gene encoding 50S ribosomal protein L33, giving the protein MRDIITLACTECKQRNYTTTKNKKNTPQKLEFKKYCRFCRTHTPHKETK; this is encoded by the coding sequence ATGAGAGACATCATCACCCTTGCCTGCACCGAGTGCAAGCAGAGAAATTATACGACTACAAAGAACAAGAAAAACACTCCGCAGAAGCTTGAGTTCAAGAAGTACTGCCGCTTCTGTCGCACCCATACGCCTCACAAGGAAACGAAATAG
- the rpoB gene encoding DNA-directed RNA polymerase subunit beta: protein MAYSIANNPLLRKNFAKIKKIIDIPNLIDIQKNSYKRFLQIDIPAEARKNSGLEAVFKSVFPIRDFSETASLEYVSYALGTPKYDVEECHQRGMTFAAPMKVRVRLVVWDLNKETGAKSIRDIKEQEVYFGEIPLMTENGTFIINGTERVIVSQLHRSPGVFYDHDKGKTHSSGKVLYSARVIPYRGSWLDFEFDHKDILYVRIDRRRKMPATVLLKALGYSAEELLNYFYKSEEIFFDGDRMVKTADPELLTNQKAAIDITDPQTGEVLVKANRKFTKAAIRKMEEHNIKQIPITAEDVLGRFSCHDIVDPSTGEVIVECNEEITQVKLEEIKTRGINSFKLLFIDNLHATSSFRDTILIDKIGTTDDALIEIYRRLRPGDPPTIKSAVALFGNLFFNPERYDLSAVGRLKLNHKLGLSTPLDTQTLTREDVLEVVRYLIDLKNGKGNIDDIDHLGNRRVRAVGELLENQYRIGLVRMERAIKERMSLQEVENLMPHDLINSKPVSAVVKEFFGSSQLSQFMDQTNPLSEVTHKRRLSALGPGGLTRERAGFEVRDVHPTHYGRVCPIETPEGPNIGLIASLSTYARINEHGFVETPYRIVKEGKVTNEVRFFSALEEEGHAIAQANAEMDKDGKFSNEYISARRSGEFVLVHRDELELMDVAPMQLVSVAASLIPFLENDDANRALMGSNMQRQAVPLLRADSPLVGTGMERVVARDSGVSVVARHNGVVESVDASRIVVKIDEDEYDETGTGVDIYNLIKFARSNQNTCINQRPVVKVGDHVKRSDIIADGPSTDMGELALGQNVLVAFMPWGGYNFEDSILISEKLVKDDRYTSIHIEEFECVARDTKLGKEEITSDIPNLGEETLKDLDESGIIRIGAEVKPGDILVGKITPKGETQLSPEEKLLRAIFGEKAGDVRDTSLRVPPGVEGTIIGAKIFSRKGADKDTRTEIIERAEEEKLRKDEQDEIRIIRDSAIGKLKKLLVGKTAAVSLEGRDGKVLIAKGKVIADEALNAVPMDRWDEISLVDGEGVDEKVAMVLSTLHQQIDIIKYVFDDKIQKLKRGDDLPPGVIKMVKVYIAIKRKLQVGDKMAGRHGNKGVVSRILPEEDMPYMEDGRPVEIVLNPLGVPSRMNVGQILETHLGWAAKGIGWKIEEMLEKNSPAANMKKYLKEVYNDKEMSRFIDTLEEDELQKVAKRLKRGVPMASPVFEGASEDGIQDMLGKAGFEATGQVTLFDGKTGDPFKHKVTVGVMYVLKLHHLVDDKIHARSIGPYSLVTQQPLGGKAQFGGQRLGEMEVWAMEAYGAAYALQEFLTVKSDDVAGRTRMYEAIVKGKHTLEPGLPESFNVLIKELQSLCLDVELLENDED from the coding sequence ATGGCTTATTCAATTGCGAATAACCCCCTTTTGCGCAAGAACTTCGCCAAGATAAAGAAGATCATCGATATCCCCAACCTGATCGACATTCAGAAGAATTCATACAAGAGATTTCTCCAGATTGACATACCCGCGGAAGCCAGAAAGAACAGCGGCCTGGAGGCCGTTTTCAAGAGCGTTTTCCCCATTAGGGACTTCAGCGAGACCGCGTCCCTTGAGTACGTTTCCTACGCCCTCGGAACCCCGAAATACGATGTGGAGGAGTGCCATCAGCGTGGCATGACCTTCGCTGCGCCCATGAAGGTACGGGTCAGGCTTGTCGTCTGGGACCTGAACAAGGAAACAGGTGCCAAGTCGATCCGCGACATCAAGGAGCAGGAAGTCTATTTCGGCGAGATCCCGCTGATGACGGAGAACGGTACGTTCATAATCAACGGCACCGAGAGGGTTATCGTCAGTCAGCTCCATCGCTCTCCCGGCGTCTTCTACGACCATGACAAGGGTAAAACGCACTCCAGCGGCAAGGTCCTCTACTCCGCCAGGGTCATCCCCTACCGCGGTTCCTGGCTCGATTTCGAATTCGATCACAAGGATATCCTATATGTGCGCATCGATCGCCGCCGCAAAATGCCGGCGACCGTTCTGCTGAAAGCGTTGGGTTACTCCGCTGAAGAGCTGCTTAACTACTTCTACAAGAGCGAGGAGATTTTCTTCGATGGCGACCGGATGGTGAAGACCGCCGATCCGGAACTCCTCACCAATCAGAAGGCGGCCATAGACATTACCGACCCGCAGACGGGTGAAGTGCTCGTGAAGGCCAACCGGAAATTCACGAAGGCCGCTATCAGGAAGATGGAAGAGCACAATATAAAGCAGATACCGATAACGGCCGAGGACGTCCTCGGGCGCTTTTCCTGCCACGATATCGTCGACCCCTCCACCGGCGAGGTTATCGTCGAGTGCAATGAGGAGATCACGCAGGTCAAGCTTGAAGAGATAAAAACCCGTGGAATAAATTCGTTCAAGCTTCTGTTCATAGACAACCTGCATGCGACCTCGTCGTTCCGCGACACGATTCTCATCGACAAGATCGGCACAACCGATGATGCCCTGATCGAAATATACCGCAGACTGCGTCCCGGCGATCCGCCAACTATCAAAAGCGCCGTTGCCCTTTTCGGAAACCTCTTTTTTAATCCGGAAAGGTACGACCTCTCGGCTGTCGGTCGCCTGAAGCTGAACCACAAGCTCGGGCTCTCAACCCCTCTCGACACCCAGACCCTGACGCGAGAGGACGTGCTCGAGGTGGTCAGGTACCTGATCGACCTCAAGAACGGCAAAGGGAACATCGACGATATCGACCACCTGGGCAATCGCCGGGTGCGCGCCGTCGGCGAACTCCTGGAAAACCAGTACCGCATAGGCCTTGTACGCATGGAGCGAGCGATCAAGGAGCGCATGAGCCTTCAGGAAGTGGAAAACCTCATGCCTCACGACCTGATCAACTCGAAGCCTGTTTCTGCTGTGGTGAAGGAGTTCTTCGGATCCTCGCAGCTTTCCCAGTTCATGGACCAGACAAACCCGCTCTCCGAAGTAACACACAAGCGGCGTCTTTCAGCCCTTGGACCGGGCGGTCTTACCCGGGAGCGTGCAGGTTTCGAAGTCCGCGACGTTCATCCGACCCATTACGGTCGAGTTTGCCCAATCGAGACTCCGGAAGGGCCGAACATTGGTCTCATAGCCTCGCTCTCCACCTATGCTAGGATCAATGAGCACGGGTTCGTGGAGACCCCGTATCGGATCGTAAAAGAGGGGAAGGTCACCAACGAAGTTCGCTTCTTCTCGGCTCTTGAGGAGGAGGGGCACGCCATCGCTCAGGCAAATGCCGAAATGGACAAGGACGGAAAGTTCTCTAACGAGTACATTTCCGCCCGTCGTTCCGGAGAGTTCGTACTGGTTCACCGCGATGAACTTGAGCTGATGGACGTGGCACCGATGCAGCTTGTATCTGTAGCTGCCTCCCTTATTCCGTTCCTGGAGAACGACGACGCCAACCGCGCACTCATGGGCTCAAACATGCAGCGACAGGCAGTGCCGCTGCTGCGGGCTGACAGTCCCCTCGTCGGTACCGGCATGGAACGCGTAGTGGCCCGCGATTCAGGAGTTTCCGTAGTAGCTCGCCACAATGGTGTTGTTGAGTCGGTTGATGCTTCCCGCATCGTCGTAAAGATAGACGAGGACGAATACGACGAGACCGGCACCGGCGTTGATATCTACAACCTGATCAAGTTTGCCCGCTCCAACCAGAACACATGCATCAACCAGCGGCCGGTAGTGAAGGTCGGGGACCATGTGAAGCGGAGCGACATCATAGCAGACGGCCCCTCCACCGACATGGGAGAACTCGCCCTCGGCCAGAATGTGCTCGTTGCCTTCATGCCTTGGGGCGGCTACAACTTCGAGGACTCAATTCTAATTTCAGAAAAGCTGGTCAAGGATGACCGCTATACCTCGATCCACATCGAGGAATTTGAATGCGTAGCTCGCGATACAAAACTCGGCAAGGAGGAAATCACCTCCGACATACCCAATCTGGGTGAGGAAACCCTCAAGGACCTCGACGAATCGGGTATCATCAGGATTGGCGCCGAAGTGAAGCCCGGCGACATCCTCGTTGGTAAGATTACACCAAAGGGAGAGACCCAGCTGTCGCCGGAAGAGAAACTTCTCCGCGCTATCTTCGGGGAGAAGGCAGGTGATGTACGTGATACCTCCCTGCGGGTTCCACCCGGTGTCGAAGGAACCATCATCGGCGCCAAGATCTTTTCCCGCAAGGGTGCCGACAAGGACACCCGTACGGAAATCATCGAACGGGCCGAAGAGGAGAAGCTTCGCAAGGACGAGCAGGACGAGATCCGCATCATCCGAGACTCCGCCATTGGAAAACTGAAGAAGCTTCTGGTAGGAAAGACCGCGGCGGTGAGTCTTGAAGGAAGGGACGGCAAGGTCCTGATAGCAAAAGGGAAGGTAATTGCCGACGAAGCCCTTAACGCAGTCCCGATGGACCGGTGGGACGAGATTTCGCTGGTCGACGGGGAAGGAGTCGACGAGAAGGTGGCGATGGTGCTCAGTACCCTCCACCAGCAGATCGACATAATCAAATACGTCTTTGATGACAAAATACAGAAGCTCAAGCGTGGGGACGACCTACCTCCTGGCGTCATCAAAATGGTAAAGGTCTACATTGCCATCAAGCGCAAGCTCCAGGTGGGTGACAAGATGGCGGGTCGCCACGGAAACAAGGGTGTCGTTTCCCGCATCCTGCCGGAAGAGGACATGCCGTACATGGAGGATGGGCGGCCTGTCGAGATCGTCCTCAACCCGCTTGGCGTTCCTTCCCGTATGAACGTGGGCCAGATTCTGGAAACGCATCTGGGATGGGCCGCCAAGGGGATCGGCTGGAAGATCGAGGAGATGCTAGAGAAGAATTCTCCTGCGGCCAATATGAAAAAGTACCTGAAAGAAGTGTACAATGACAAGGAGATGAGCCGCTTCATCGATACCCTTGAGGAGGATGAGCTCCAGAAAGTCGCCAAGCGATTGAAACGTGGTGTGCCTATGGCATCTCCGGTATTCGAAGGCGCGTCCGAAGACGGCATCCAGGACATGCTGGGGAAAGCCGGATTCGAGGCCACGGGGCAGGTGACCCTATTCGACGGCAAGACTGGCGATCCTTTCAAGCACAAGGTAACCGTCGGGGTCATGTACGTTCTCAAGCTCCACCACCTTGTCGATGACAAGATCCACGCGCGCTCCATCGGCCCCTACAGTCTCGTCACGCAGCAGCCGCTTGGTGGCAAGGCCCAGTTCGGGGGACAACGTCTCGGTGAGATGGAGGTGTGGGCAATGGAAGCGTACGGCGCTGCATATGCTCTCCAGGAATTCCTCACGGTCAAATCGGACGACGTGGCGGGGCGCACACGGATGTACGAGGCTATCGTGAAAGGGAAGCACACTCTTGAGCCGGGCCTCCCCGAGTCGTTCAACGTCCTCATCAAGGAACTCCAGTCCCTCTGTCTGGATGTGGAGCTCCTTGAGAACGACGAAGACTGA